The Bacteroidales bacterium genome includes the window TCCGGTATCTCCGGCCCACTGTGCCTTCATTTCGCCATTGACATAAAACTTCAGAAAGTCGTAGTTGTTTTCGCTTTGCACTACATAATAAAAACTTATTTTCCCGGCGATGAGGACATCCATGGTCACAAAAATTTCGCTGTTTTGGCTGTGGTCAATTTCACCCGACCGCATGCACCACTGACCTTCGTATGGATCAAAGTTATCGATAACCCACGGAGCATTCCCTGCAAATTCCCAGTCGTACTGCGAGAAATCACCGGTTTCGAAATCTTCGATAAAAAGGCCAATGGACATACCAAAGAAGCTCTCTGTGGTAAAGCCATAATCGGCTGTGGCTGTAACACTAAACATACAATTGTAGCCAAACGGAGCATCTTCGGCTATAGAAACCTCAAACGCAGCAACCCCTGTAGCGCCTCCATTGATAAAAGCAATGACGGAATTTGGCTGGGTGATGCTCACATAAGGATCGGCGTTCATAAGATGTGCCTGAACATTGGTGGCGCGGCCACCGCCGGTATTTTTTATGTTCACCATCACCGCAATGATTTCGCCGGGTTCGGGATAACCATTGTTGCCATCGTCGAAAGTTATATTCCCAATTGCCAGCGCGGGAGCATAGGCCTTCAGGTAAATGTGGCTGTTGTATACATCCGTTGCATCTTGTATGGTGGTGTTAAAGATAAGGTCGTGGTTGTTGGGCACATCGGTGGCTACCGAAAAGCTAAAAGCATCTTCCAGCATCACCGTTTGCCCGGGCTGTATTGTGGTAAGCGTTTGCAAGCTGTCGATGAGGGTTACATAAGGATCGCCGATGGCAATTTTCATTAAAGTTACCAAAGCCGGCTCCTGACTAATATTTTTAAGCTCCACCGACAGTATGGCCGTTTCGCCATTTTCGATGATGCTGTTATCGCCGGCCTGCACCAATACATCGCGTATTACTACTTGGTTGGCGCCTTCGGTAGAGAAATAAAGCATTTTTGAATTTCTCAATCCGTTGGCATCTTTCAACGAAAATTCTATTTCGGACGCTTCGTAGGGCTGGGTGGGCAAACCGCTGAACAGACCCTTCTCGGTAATACTCATTTCGGTAAACTCATAGTCGGGTTCTAAAGTAATCTTGGTATTGGCCGCCACCGGAGTGTTGGAAATATCGAGTAGCTCATAGTTAAAATCGTCGCCTTCCGAAATTCCGGCGTACCAGCGATTCCACGAAGCTATAATGAGGTAGCCATAATAAAACTCTATTTTTCCGTCGGGATAAAGGCTGACGGCAAAATCTTGCATATTGCTGGTTCCATATTCAGAAGTCCTCCATCGGAAGGTAGCTTTCTGGCTGTTTCCTTCGTACCACATACCACCGCCCGCCACGCCGATTGGATCGCACATCAGTGGCGAAATACACCGCATATTTCTGAAAAGATTATACTGATCCACTATAAAAGTCCAGGGATAGTGGTCCTCCCGAAACATGATGTAACCATCGGTATGCAGGGTGATATCGTGGTAATTTTTACCGTAAAACGGAAAATCAAAGTCGATGGTTTTGGTCACATATCCAGTGGATTGATTGTTAGGATAAAGTTGTTGATCGTTAATTATCGGGAAAATTTGCGTGCCGCTCTGGCTGCTATATTTCTGTTTGATTTTCCACTGATACGGATATGTCCCCTGCGTACCAATCATCTGATTATTATAAGGCTCGTTGATGGTGGCCGGGGGCAGGTCGACGTTGAGCACCTGCGGATTGGTGAAGGTAACAGAACTACTAACAAAAAGTGTGGTAAGTCCATTTTCGGTGAGTGGCACATTGGTTTGGGAGCATGGCGTCTGTATCATCATCCCTTCTGTATAATCGATTAATGTGAAATTGTTGATCATACCGGTGCCGGAATTATAAGGATCCTTTTCGTTGACGAGCAGAAAGTAGCGTGCCTGCTGCCCGGTTTGGACATAATCGAGGAGCGGTGTAACATCCAGTCCAAACTCGAGGGTTTTATCGGATTCGTTGCTGCCGCCGGTCATATATTTGGTGCCACCCTGGTAATCAAGAATAGGGAAGTCGATGATGTATTCCGGTTCGGTGGCTCCCGGTGTTACGGCCACGCCGGCCATCACTTTCAAGGTGTTGCGAACATTGTGCGTTAGCTTAACTTTATAGGTAAGCTGTGGTTCGGTGTTTTCTTTTGCTTTAACCACATGCACCGACCCGTTCCAGCATCCGCCTTGCGGCAAGGTACGGCACAGCGCGCTGTAAAGACACCAGGCAAAACCGGCGTCGCCCCAGGCGGAAGCATAATAACTGTTGGCCACCTTCACGCCGCCAATCTCCCAGTCGCGGATATCGACCACACCATCGCCGTTGATGTCGAGGTGATTGGTATATTGTCCATCGTTATTCAGGTCGTAGCGTATCGAATCGTGATAACCAACAATCGCCACGGCGTGATTGGCATAGGTTGACATTTGCAAGATCACATGCTTACCGGCTTCCGGAGTTCCTGGCGGCAAGGTAGCGTTTGCGCTCGGCACAGCGGAATAAATATTACCAATACCGCCGGTAGCCTCACCTTCCAGATGATTATCGAACCAGTGCTTGAGTGTGTTGAGACCGTCCTCAGTGGTAACGTCGATGCTGTAAAAATCCCACAGCCTGTTTTTCATTGAATTGTAATACTTGTCGTACCCGGACATCCAGCGAGCACTGCCGCCGTAGGAAAGCGAACCGCCGTAGTCGGGGACGTTTGGCGTTCCGACATGCTTAACAATATCCCAGCTATCGAAATAGGCGCTGGCCTGCCCATTGCCGTTGCCACCCCAGTTGTACACAAAATGGCTTACATACTGGTTGTCGGGAATATTGGCTGGCAAATCGCGCAAGCGGTTTATCTCGTAGGTAAAGGTATAGGATACTGCGCTCGCCTGGCCGCATTCGAGCGCTACCTGATCGAAGATTGGCCGAAACCAGGGTCGCTGCGAATTGTCGACCATCACCGGCAACTCACGCCCGCGTGAGGCAAGCGTTAATGTAAGCTTAGGCAGATCGGCAAATGGTGCCAGATCCGCTTCGGTAAATACCGGAAGCCCGTCGATGTAAAGGCGCCCGTCGATAATTTGTTTGGTGCCGATGGGATTCTGGGCGCGCAGGCCAGGAGCAATCAGTAAAAACGCTGCTGCAAATAAAGTAAGGTAAAATTTCTTCATTATCCGTTGATTGTTTAATGGTGACAAAACTACGTTTTTCTGGTTTAAAATTTCATTTTACAAATTTCGAATTAAGATAAGCGGCAGGAGGTGCGTGGCAGGTCACTTCCAATCATTTTTGACTTTAAAACCGCACGTGAAAACATTCTTTTGAGCTTTTAATAAAACAATAGCTTTGCGCAAAAAAAACATGAGCGACAGAGTTCGTTTTTCGACTGCGGCCAAAATACTCGAAGTTATCAGTTGGGTAGCGCTGGTTGCTCTGATAGTTATCCCGGCAATCTGGTACGCCGATCTGCCCGAACAAATTCCCACGCATTATGGCTTCAGCGGCACGCCCGACCACTACAGTGCTAAATCTGCACTTTGGATGTTGCCTGTCATTGGCGTAGTAATGTTTCTCCTGTTTTCAGGCATCAACTTGCTGCTAACCGCCCGTCCATCGCGATACGCTAAGCCAAAACCGGAGGAATTGAGCATGCTTCCCAAAATCATCGTGCTGATGCAACTGTTCAAAGTTTTCCTCACAGCGACTTTTGCCTACATCGTAATACAAACCATTCGGTTGGCCCATGGCGAGGCAGCAGATCTGGGCGCGTGGTTTCCTCCCACCTTTTTCGGAGTGATTGTTATACTCCTGCCAGGGTTTTTGGTGTGGAGTGTTAAAGCTGGAAAAAAGGGATAAACACTGGAGACCACAGGGGTCGCCATCATTTCAAATAATAATTAATCGGCCCGTAAGCGTGGAAAAACCCGGTAAGCATCACGGTATTTACATCATCGGCATTGTTGGCTACACCACGCGCCACCAGTTCGCTGCCAATCTTGTTGGAGCGACGGTTGTAGCGGGTGGCCATTTCGGCGCCGGTAGTTTTCATTTGCTGTAGCTTTTCAAAATATCCGGCAAGCAACTGGTTTTTTTCTTTGCTGAAATTCACCGCTTTCCATGGCTGCCAGCCCTCGGGCAAAGCGCCCAGGAATTTATCGCCTTCCGCCGCCAGCTCGTCCATCCCGACATATTGTTTTTTATCAATATCATAAATGGCCACCGGTTTCCCTTTTTCATATTTCAAAAATCCATCCTTTTGGGAACCATCTGAGTTCTGGCCGCCCTTCACACCCTGATCGAACAGCTTGTCGAGCAACGGAGAATGCAGGTTTTCATTTTCATGATAAGGATTCATCACGGCCAGGATAAAGCGCACCACATCGACGCCCACATAGTCGATAAGCTGG containing:
- a CDS encoding DUF1648 domain-containing protein, with product MSDRVRFSTAAKILEVISWVALVALIVIPAIWYADLPEQIPTHYGFSGTPDHYSAKSALWMLPVIGVVMFLLFSGINLLLTARPSRYAKPKPEELSMLPKIIVLMQLFKVFLTATFAYIVIQTIRLAHGEAADLGAWFPPTFFGVIVILLPGFLVWSVKAGKKG